The Panicum virgatum strain AP13 chromosome 6K, P.virgatum_v5, whole genome shotgun sequence nucleotide sequence AAACACTTAGGACTTCAGAGCCCAAAGTGTTAGACCATTTTTACCTGGCTCTGCATGAGTCCAGCTAGCCAATAAAAAAAGAGGAACCATTCAACATTTGTTTGACAAAAATTTCGTGGGAAAAGAGTGTTAAATGCATAAGAAAGATAACACTACATGATTACTGAAATGCATGTTACAAACAACAGCCTTACTGACAATATTATTAAGTGTGCATTTGTTTTTTATCAGGGCATGATGCTGATGAAATTTTGAGAATGTTCATGTGATCTTTTGGCTTTTGCATTCATCTTCAGCTAATCCAACATCTGCCGAATTTCTCACTCTTTCTCTATAGTATTCTCACCAAAGTACTGACTTGTGTTGTTATATTTTCTCAGTATCGTGACACTGTGCGTCAGTTCATCAAAGGCACAGATGGATTTGCTGGTGCTTTTGCTGAATGTCTATGTGGAAGTCCACAATTATACCAGGTATGTAGCTTGAGTACCCATCAGTGAGAACAGTGCTACATGGCCTGAACAGAATCTTTTGAAAATTCTGGGTGGTGAAACAGGTATATACATAAATAACAAAATATGACAATAGTATATATTTCAACCTAGAATCATTACAGAAGCTCCACATTCCTTGCATTAGTATATCCTTTAAGATCCAACCTGCAAGTGATGATGCCAGACCTTTCTTTGGGTGACTATTGGACCTTTGCGAGCCAAgccatatatttatttttttcctagATGAGAAGAAGTCATATTGAATGATGTAATACTAGCTTCATGTATACTTGAGGCAAAACAGTAATTGTAAAGTGCTGAATACTTCGCTTCTTTACAAGAAGAGATGGCATAGAGTTTGTCTACAAGTAATAGTGAAATACACAAGAGCTTGCTTTTTATTATCAGGCTGGCGGGAGGAAGCCTTGGCACAGTGTCAACTTTGTATGTGCCCATGATGGGTTTACACTGGCTGATTTGGTGACATACAATAACAAGTTCAACTTGTCAAATGGTGAGGACAACAGAGATGGGGAAAATCATAATCTTAGCTGGAATTGTGGGGAGGTAATTCTGAAATCTCATGCTTCTGTGTCTCTTGTAACTTGTTTGTCTAGTCAAATTTCTGGCAAAAGACCTTGTGATGGTTTTCTCCATGGCTAAGCCATCAGTATCGTAATGGTTTCCTCCAAATGTTATGGTTTGTAGAGACAATTCACCTTGTATATTGCATAAGCAGTAAATGTGTTCAAGCTAGGCTGTTCATAAATCATTAGAATTTGATGAACTAGCCTCTGCCTTAGTGCATAGTTAGAGATCTATGCTATGCAAATTATTTCAAACAATGTATTTCACTTCCAGCTAAATTCATGTGGCAAATGTATACGGAATAGTCTCTTTATAGGGCATCACACATTTACAATTTCATCATTACAATGCAGGAAGGAGAATTTGCAAGCCTGTCAGTCAGGAGATTGAGGAAGAGGCAAATGCGTAATTTCTTTGTTTGCCTTATGGTTTCTCAAGTAAGAATTATTGTCTGATCTTTAAGTGCTCTAATGGCTTGTGTTTGCAAGTGCTATTATTCAGTGTAAAACTCGAGATTGCGTTTGCATCAGTGGTTTACTGGAAAGTGTGTCTCAATGGTTCAATCCTTGTGGTGCTTAGCCAACTAATATGGGTTACTAAGTTATGTGACTGATTACGATAAAAGTTGTGTTTTTCAGAAGAATATGCCCTTCTGTATTGAGCATCCAATCACAGATATCTAAATATCTTCATACACTGGAAAATTAAGTTAAACATAAAGATATGATTATGTTGGATCAGTAAATAATTGGTCACCATCTACATCATTTGTCTTACCAAGTTTCAGTTTTTATTTGTAGATGCTACATGGTAATCTAGGAGTAAAGTTGAAGTGGTgacatttttgaatttttgaatccTCTTTTTGGCCTCCttctaaatttttttcattttccaaATTTTAGGGAGTTCCAATGTTGTGATGAATATGGTCATACGAAGGGAGGGAACAACAATACATACTGCCATGACCATTATGTCAGTGCAATGAGATCCTATATTATTCTGTTTATTTTCCTTGACATTCTTGCAATTCTTCATCTTGTTATTGTTGTTATGTAGGTCAATTATTTCCGTTGGGATAAGAAGGAAGAACAATCCTCTGACTTGTACAGATTCTGCCGCCTCATGACCAAATTCCGCGGGTTAATACTTTCCACTGAATGTTCTGTGTGGAAATAATGATGATgcctctgatttttttttattctctACGCCACTCATATTGCCTATGCATTTCTCTTGATGTGCACTACAGGGAATGTGAATCTCTTGGACTTGCGGACTTCCCAACTTCAGAACAGTTGCATTGGCATGGTCATCAGCCTGGAAAGCCTGACTGGTCGGAGGGGAGCCGATTCGTTGCCTTCTCCATGGTGCGGATATAACACACCACGCATCACCacatttatttcaaaaattatTTCTACCGTCAAGTAGATCGAATAGATGTTTTCAAAATGCAACTGATCTCTCATgtacagtggcggagccaggatttTAGAGTAGGGTATTCCCATctccaaacaaataaaaaagtcCACATAAACAGTAAAAGGCATAATATGTGTTCGATCAAACAAAGGTACAAAGCTGTTCAACTCTAACATGTCCATGAAACAAAGGGAATTAGGGAAGTTCTTacaaaatacataaaaaaattacaaattaaCTCTAACTTTATGTTTCTGTTCCTTCATGGCTTGAAAGAGTAGCTCCATGGTTCATTATCTGAGTTATCACCATCTCTGATTGGGAACCAAGATAAAGGTTCTCCATGGTGCTCTGTCATTGTTGTGCTTGCTATTGTAGGGTCATTGCTAGCAATATCTAGTTCTGTTACCTCTCTTTCTATCTCATTGGTTGCTATGTCAGGCTCAACAGAAGGAGTACTTCGATTTCGAATCTGAACATGACTTTCAATTGTGACTGCCTCAACAACAGGAGCATCTGGATTATGAGCTTCACTCTCATTCGTAACTGGCTGTGGTGTTGATGTCGAGCCCACCTTCtgtgcctttgcctttctttcccACAAAGTTCTCAAATCAatcggcttcttcttcttcattttgcAATTTGCAAAGCTCTATGATCTAGACTTAAAGACATAAACACTAATTAACAAAATGGCATATCAAttggaattcaaaattttctaatTGTAAATCTATGCTACTATGCTAGTCTGCTTGCTCACCTCCTGTATATGGCTCTGTGCCTCTGTCGCTCCCCTGCCTACCTCCCTGGGCCTGCCGGCCTTGGCCCTTGGCCCCTGACCCCGTGCGGCCGTGCGCACTGCACAGGCGGGCAGCAcggcagcgcccagcggcgAGCGCTCGAGCGGCCTGCGGCCTGCGGCCTGCCGCAATggcgcggcgtcgccgccgccggccggccgcccagcGCCCCCGTGCCTCCTAGCCGCCTGGCCGCGTGCCGCGACGGTGCCGGCGCTCGCGGTCGCCGGACGCACGACGCAGCTCCCGGTTCCGGCCTCCGCCACCTGCCGATCTAGGTTTTCATCACGAGATTTTGGGGAATGGGGAACAATCAACGGACGGGAGAGAGAGGGACTCGGGTCAGAGCAGGCCGGTGGGCGTGGGTCGTTGCTGTGGGCCGTGTTTCGTGGGCCGAAGCTGGTTGTTTGTGGGTTGGATCATTTATTTGGGCTAAATTTGAGCTCAGGAGTATATAGTATAGTCAATatagtatgtatatatgtattatGGATGTATATACTTATTCACTTTTAAAAATAGTTGGGTGTTCCTGGGAATACCCAGGAATCCAGCTGCCTCCGCCAATGCTCATGTATCTCTCACCGCAGAAGGATGAAACCAAAGGTGAGATCTACGTGGCCCTCAACACCAGCCACCTGCCGGTGGTCGTGGGACTTCCGCCGCGCCCAGGCTTCCGGTGGGAGCCGGTGGTGGACACAGGCAAGGCGGCACCGTACGACTTCCTCACTGATGACCTGCTGGACCGTGCTCTCATCGTCAACCAGTTCTCCCATTTCCTCAACTCCAATCTCTACCCTATGCTCAGCTACTCATCCATCATCCTTGTCCTGCACCCAGATGTTTGAGAGAAGCTTGGTGCGGTAAAGAGTATATAGGGTATAGTTCTCTAGCATGCCATGGTAAATGTTGGGTTTTGCTGTTGGTGGTAGTTTATTATGCGTATATGTAAAGCTGGTGGTTCTCAGATATGTTCGTCGGACTTGATCTAGGAAAGCAGTGCCTAGTAATTAAATAATGGTGAATGTACAGGGTATGCTGCCCTGAgggaaaaaaaaatcctctgGCTCTCGCTCTTTTTACACCATCATATGTAAATCCTCGGATCGTCATAGAACCTTGTGACAGCACGGCCAGTGAGACTCCAAGCCTCACGCGGGGCCGAAAAATCTAGGTTCGTGCTATAGTGTTAAGGGATAATTATAATTTTGATGCATACCATTACTTCTGTATCTATATATAGTCGTGTCACAGAAGTCAAAATATGATAGAAGCTGAGGTATTCATTTCGATAATGAGTGATTGATAACGTTGAGTGAATTTGATGTATCTCTTAATGTTATAGAGTCTTAGCTTGTGATGTTTAGGTGTAGGATGCGACATGGCGGTTGACGGCAAGTGGTGAAGGACGAGCTCAAGGTTGGGTGCGATGGACCATGCGGTGATGATGATGGGCAAGCAAGAGTCTTGGCGTTGATGAATCATGCGATGGTGGAGGACAAGTGGAGGTTTGGTGCCGAGGGACCCGAGTAGTCCAGGCGGAGACATGGACGATCCACATGGTGCATGATCGGAGCAAGAGTACATGGAGGGCGAAATGGTGATGAAGACTGTTGGTCAAATTAAGAAGGAAGGCGATGGCAAGCTCGATTAGGTTGTCCGTGCGCTGGGAGTGCGAAAGACTTAGGTGTCAAATTGGCGGAAGCCAGATATGCATGTGTCtagtttgggcctcaaaaccaaGGCGCGTCCGGTGTGGCTGGATGACAGTTATGTAGTGCACGTGGCATCATCACAAAGTTTACATGGAAGAGAAGCTCGTGCAGGCAGCGTGCCTATCCGGTTGTCCGTTAAGAAAGTTAAAGAGTATTTAGGTTGTGCCCTTCATGTAAGTGTGATTTAGTCTTTTGGCCAGTCGTCCGATTAAAAGTTAAGAGTACTCTTTTATAGTGATTAGTTCTAATCTTTTTCTTGAGACTTTTTATCGGCTTGATGGTTAAGCTTTTGCTTCCACTTGATTTAGAGATGTGCTAATCTTTATTGAACCATCGCATGCTTGGTCAAGTGAAGTTTTCGTGGTAGCTTTTGCTTGAGTTGTTTACTTTTCACTTGCTTCAGCTTAGTGTTGAGCTTTCTGCGTTTTGGTCCTACAGGCCATGGGTCGTagctagggatggcaacgggtcgggtatGGTGTAGGTAGAGCAAATACCTGTTGGCGGTCGTTTTCAATGATTTCTACcaccaacattccttcggatttcaggCTCTCAGGACAATAATACATcaattttcactaacattaatgagttccacgagttttggtgattatttgATTTCAGGAACACAACATACGAATCTGagccaaaatgggagaaaacccaggccggccggcctacccctgtgCCATTTCGTCATGCAACTCAGAAGTGGTCCTGAGCATATTATCAATCAAAGCTCAAGTGCTTGACACAAGAACAATCAATCAAGATCGAAAGACATGCACCAAGTCCAATTGGGTCCACATTTCAGTGACAAACCACTCAACCATGACCCAAACCGACTTGTGGAGCATCACAAGACCCTGGATCAACGTGACACGacaacggagggccgagatgtgccagagccaggccgaccggcctaggtgaggccggccggcctaggaaaCACGTGGAAAATGCCGAGCAGCTTACAACCGACTCCAGGGAAGAATCCAAGCCACTCAGAGAAAGTCGGCGCCAGATGGCGCAATCACAAAAAATTGCTATAGTAAATTTCGACCAAAATTttagatctaaacacaccctcagtGCCTCAAGGGATGTGAGGGCATCCATCCCATCAGGCAGTGCTCAGATCTGATCGCAATCTAGCACATAGAGCTCCTTCAGCTTTGCAAGATTTCCAAGGTCCGAGGTAGTGCCACCGTACTTCTGCAGCGCGAAATGTCTAGCTGCTCGAGGGACGCGGGCAGCATGGGGATCCTTGTCAAGCTGTCACAAGATTGTATCGACAACCTTTCAAGCTGGAGCAAGCATGGGGATCCTTGTCAAGTTGTCACAAGACTGTATCGACAACCTTTCAAGCTGGAGCAGGGGAAGGTTTTCCTCGAACGATGAGCCCTCCAAGACCTCCTGTCCTGTGTCCTGTCCTAGGTTGGTGCAGTGCGAAATGTGCAGAGATCGAAGGCGAGCGAAGCTCCGCCTCACCAGAGCTCGACCTGTGGCCAGCGGACAAGGTTGGAGCAATTTGAGATAACCAATTCTTTTACAGCAGTAAAGCAGTCGAGATGTGCTGGCAAACTGAATGTTGATATGAAGCCATAGTCACCTTTCACCTCTAAACTTCGAAGGGTCTCCAAAGGTCTTGGGCTTTGGCTTTGCTGGTCCTCTTCAGGGAACACCATGTTTGCCAGCAAACCAACTTTCAAGCTAGCAAGCGATGGCCAAGAGTACAAGGGCATGCTCATAGAAACTAGGCGATCTTCAGTGTACTGATGCATACTAGATGTGTGAGAACTGGGCTCTCGGGGAGAGATGCAAGTTCAAAGCAATCGCAGATTATGAGCTCTTCAAGCTAGGGAAAAACAATGGAGCCATTCAGCTCCCCTGAACTGTTTCCTGCCCATCTCTCTAGCTCTGGTAAATAAGATAACTCCATCCTCTATTACTTCGGGAAAATGAGCAAAGAGTTACTGCATCCTTCAGCTTCTACATCGATGTTATGGCATATCGTGGTCAGGTTGACCATGTTGGACAAAGACAAATGTTCTGCATACTGATAATTTCGAAAGACCCCGCTAGGCGAACAGCACTTGCCTGACATTCAGATTCAGAGCATGTGACTGTACAGACTACAGAGTGTGCTGTATCTGTATGGTTGAAAGATGATCCACAACGCAgtcatcagaattcagaaggAAAGAAAACGTAATGCAGTAAACTTGTTCAAGGTGATCAAATATTCAGATAGTCAGGGCCCGTCATGAATCGTTGCTCTCCGGGTAGGTGACGCACTTGTACACCCTGCATCTCGGGCACAGGATGAAGCCCGCCTGCGACGACGCAGATATGTTCatcatcagaattcagaaacagaaagaaagaaagaaagaaagaaagaaagaaagaaagaaagaaagaaagaaagaaagaaagaagacgATGGATGTAGTTGTCAGAATTGAGTTCAGAAAAACAGTCACGCACTGCTTTGCAGGTCGGGCAGCGGCGGTACACCCGGCTGCCCTCGGACTTGACGTTGTTCTTCTTCCCCTCGCAGAAGTCGCAGAGCAgccaccccgcgccgccgcacgcttCGCACGCTACACCTTCTTCCTTGGAACAAGCCACAAACATACATGGAGAAACGTCAAAGGTAAATGGCAGGCAGCGCGAACGGCAAGCTGGAGACGCCGCGCGCGGTCACTGACCTCATTGTCGTCGACGACCACCGGCGGCGCGGTctgctccgcctccgcggccgcggcgagctcccTTGGCACGGAGGCGCAGCCGATCCTGCCCATgctcctcgcccgccgccgcggcggtggcacggccggcgccggcagcggcgagctGCGGCGCCAGGGGCCAATCCACCGGTCCAGCCTCGCCGCGGTGCTCCATTGCGCCGCCATCCGAGCAGGAGCTCCGAGCTCGCGCCTCCCCCACCCACCGCTCCTGCCCTTGTGGATAAAATTTGCGAGGGAAAGGATCCCCCGGTCTGACGTCCGGGAGACCGGGAGCCACAGAAATCCACCTCGGATCGCTACCTCCGGGCCCACCGCCAGTCCAGCATGGACAACGAGTCAACTGCTAGGCCTGCGGCCGGGCCCACACAGGATCTGCTCCGCGTGTCACTTGGGGTCGGTCAACTCGCCTGAGCTGAAGCTTCCTGCGCCGCGCCACCAGATCTCGCCGCCGCGTCACCGTCCatgccgccgcggcgctcgcgCCACTTCCTACgagtcctcttcctcctccttgttTCTCTTGCAGGCGCGGGCGTGGCCCACGGTGGCGCGGTGGAGGAtgccgcctgcgccgcggcgAACCGCACCGACGCGGCGACGCTCCGGCCGGACCGCCTCACGATGCTCCTGAGCGGCTACTCGGAGCGTCGCCTCCCGCTGCTCCGCGCCATCGCGGGGGCCTACGCCGCGCACCCGCTGGTCCTCTCCGTGGTCGTGCTCTGGTGCAACCCCTCCACGCCGGGCCGCGTCCTCCTCCGTGGCGGCGGGTTCCCGCCCCGCGTCACGGTCCGCCGCGCCGTCTCCGCCTCCCTCAACTCCCGCTTCCTCCCGCGCCCCTCCGACATCCGCACcgcggccgtcgccgtggccgaCGACGACGTGCTGCCCGACGCTGCGGCCCTCTCCTTCGCGTTCGCCgcctggcagcagcagcagcagcagccagcggcggcggccggccccctcGTCGGCTTCTTCCCGCGGTCGCACCACCTCGACCTCGCCCGCGGGAGGTGGGCGTACACGGCGGCGCAGCCGGGGCGGTACTCCATGGTGCTCACCAAGTTCATGGTCCTCGGGGCCGACCTCCTCTACAGGTACTCgtgctcgccggagctcgcggcggcgcgcgccgtggTGGACCGCGAGCGCAACTGCGAGGACATCCTCATGAACTTCGTCGCCGCCGAGGAGTCCGGCGCGGGGCCCGTGCTCGTGGAGGCCGGCGGCATCCGGGACTGGGGCGACCCGAGGAACGACGTGAACGTCGGTGGCGcgggcgaggacggcggcgggatGAAGGATGTCGGGCTGAGCGCCACAGGCGGGTTGGGGCACTGGGAGAAGAGAGGGGCGTGCATCACCGAGTTCCACCGCCTGCTGGGGAGAATGCCGCTGCGTTACAGCTACGGGAAGTTggtggaggccgccgccggcgagcaggggctCTGCAGCAAAGGCGGACGCCTCGTCCGGTGCGACCAGCAGGAGTAGCTGAAGGTCTGTGATTTTCTTCGCGGTGGTGTCAAGTTCAAATCCATGTGGCCGTTGAATCAGATTGCTGAAAGGTGGTTGAAGAGTTGAAGAACAGTGGCTGTGACAGATTGGAAATCAGCTTCATCATCCCTGCTGATAAATCCATGAAGGAAGATGGCGCTTGTAATCCCTGCTGACATAACCGATAGCTTGTTTTCCTGTCAATTTGGCGTGTGGTGTATGTAGTTAGCACCGTATTCGATTCAGTTCTTGCTCTAAATTTTGGTTGTTAACAAGATTGCTCATTGTCAGTGCTTCTTGTTAGCTCTTCTGCAGAACTACAAACAAAGTTCAGGTACTGCAATGCTTTGCAATTTCGCCTGCATGTACTGAATGTTTGCTGCAAACTTGGTGATGGACTGAAAGTTGGAAGCATGCTTTGCTTACCCAGCAAGTGAATTTCTGAAGAAAAGGCACTGCACCCCCATCGACAAGTGAACttcgtttgaaaaaaaaaactctttgtCGATGAGTAGTGTCGTTGGTCGTGAGGGGGGTCGGACCAGCGGTTACAGTGTCCCGTTGGGCGCGCTAGGACAGAGAGGAGAGGAACGGAACGGACATTCTCAAGTTCGGAATGGCCCTCTGATCACGATCCGACGGGTGGCAACAGCGCTGGCCTCCGGGCCCACGCAGGAAATCTTTGCCCACTACTCCCTAAACCGTCGGGCGAGTGGGCGCTCGTGGCATCGGCCTTGAGCCTTCGTGCCCATTCGAACGCGGCAAGGAGCGGGAGAGAACTGGGCACGGCGAGGAGGGGGAGCGAGCGAGAGCCCCACCACCACTGGGCACTGGCATGgtcgtggcggccggcggtggcgggcgagGATGAAGCCGCGCGGTggccgtggtggcggcggcgagcagccggCGGTGAGGAAGGGGCCGTGgaaggcggaggaggacgaggtgcTGCGGCGGCACGTCCGGGAGCACGGCCCCCGGGAGTGGAGCTCCATTCGATCCAAAGGCCTCCTGCCGCGCACCGGCAAGTCCTGCCGCCTCCGCTGGGTCAACAAGCTCCGGCCGGACCTCAAGACGTACGTGATGctcgtccttcttcttggtTTTCATCGTCTTCGTTGAGAACTTTGTTGGTGCTGTTGCTCTTCTTCGCTCTTGCATATGTGTGTGAGCTCTTCCATTACGTACTTCTGTTTTCTCTGAAGTGGATCATCATCATATCGATTGCTTACTCGTGCACCAACAGTTTTGTTATCCCAATCGTAAATTTCTTCTGCACGAATCCACCACAGAACCGTGTGGGAAATTGTTACGTTTTTCTTGAGCAATGTGATGCTGTACAGTTGGGGTTTAATTTGTAGTCCCAACGGAAGCAATAGTAGTCCCTGATGGCCAGTATGATAGTGCGTGCTAATCTCGTGATCTGGAAGACTAGAACTCTATTGACAACACATCAAGGTTCGATGTCATGCATTATTACTTGATGTGTTGTCAGTAAACTGCTGTTCCTGTTCATTTCTGATGGCATACAACGAAGCTGAATGGTGAAGAACTACCTGTTCCCTGCATTAGCCATGCCATCTAGAACTCTAATTCTATTATAATTTCTGATGCCATACATACACGACAGTGAACGTTAATAGTGATTGGTGAAGAAGAATTACTTTATCCACGCAGTGGCCGTGCAAGTTCAAACACTGAAGAATTGCCGAGGCCCGCATCTAACACTGAACAATGCTGTTCAATTTCTTCTACAGGGGGTGCAAGttctcggcggaggaggagcgcgtGGTGATCGACCTGCAGGCGCAGATCGGGAACAAATGGGCCAGGATCGCGACGTACCTTCCCGGACGGACGGACAACGACGTCAAGAACTTCTGGAGCACGCGGCAGAAGCGGCTGGCCAGGCTCCTGCGGGCGCCCGTGCCCCGCCGGAGGCCCGGCAAGCAGAATTGCAGCGCTGCTTCTTCTCACGCCCATGAGCTGCCCACTAAGCAGGTGACTCACTGTTGCCTGAATCTCATCAGTCATTCTGCACCACTGCATTTCTGGAGCAACATCTCCATCTGAACTTGATAAGAAATTAGTGATCTGAACAATGATCTCCTGCAATTTCGATTTGTATCATATCTTGAAAAGAATTAACTGAAATTTGCCCTGCTTTCAAACATGATTTGTTGTCAGTCTTCAGTCTCAACCATGCTGCACTTATACTGAAACTCTGAACATTGCCGTCTCTCTATCTAGGCCCCGTCCGTTTGGTTGCGCgttataaaaattttgaaaagacatttttttatatttgaagtactaaatatagactaatcacaaaaataattacagaactcgtctgtaaatcgcgagacgaatctaatgagtctaatcaatccgtcattagaggttgttactgtagcattactgtagcaatttagcatctgattacagcctaattaggtttattagattcgtctcgccatttacagacagcagtcacaatgcgttttttatttcgtctagatttaagtctccatgcaggtgccgaattttttttttggaattttgaattttgtaactaaacacgggCCTAGTTGTCAATTTGCAGTACTACGTTTCTGAAGCAACAATTTGCTTCTTCTGAACTTGCCAACAAGTTAGTGGTCTGGAAAAAACTTTCTGCAGTTTCAATTTAGTATCATATCTTGAGACTAAAAAAAAATACTCTGGAATTTTCCATTGAAACATGCTGTCATTCTTCAGTCAACTTGTATTTCGTATCTGAAACTGAAAAGCTATTAACATTTCGTTCTCTCGGTCAGAACCTGTGCTTGGACATGATCCCCTTCCAGGCCACGACGACGCCGGCGCACCACACCGGCGAGAGCAGCAGCCACGATCCGCGCGCGGCGAGCCAGCACCGACCCGGCGACGCGCCGTTCCCCGGAGCGCACGACCTGCCGCCACCTCCCGTCCCGCCACTCACACACGCCGGAGCCGCTCCGACGGCGTCGGCCCCAGCCTTCCTGCCCTACGACGGGGACTACTACGCCGGGGACGCGGTCGCCGGCGTCGACCCCCTGGTGTTCGTCGAC carries:
- the LOC120712863 gene encoding protein PHOTOSYSTEM I ASSEMBLY 2, chloroplastic-like, encoding MAAQWSTAARLDRWIGPWRRSSPLPAPAVPPPRRRARSMGRIGCASVPRELAAAAEAEQTAPPVVVDDNEEEGVACEACGGAGWLLCDFCEGKKNNVKSEGSRVYRRCPTCKAAGFILCPRCRVYKCVTYPESNDS
- the LOC120712862 gene encoding glycosyltransferase family protein 64 C3-like; protein product: MPPRRSRHFLRVLFLLLVSLAGAGVAHGGAVEDAACAAANRTDAATLRPDRLTMLLSGYSERRLPLLRAIAGAYAAHPLVLSVVVLWCNPSTPGRVLLRGGGFPPRVTVRRAVSASLNSRFLPRPSDIRTAAVAVADDDVLPDAAALSFAFAAWQQQQQQPAAAAGPLVGFFPRSHHLDLARGRWAYTAAQPGRYSMVLTKFMVLGADLLYRYSCSPELAAARAVVDRERNCEDILMNFVAAEESGAGPVLVEAGGIRDWGDPRNDVNVGGAGEDGGGMKDVGLSATGGLGHWEKRGACITEFHRLLGRMPLRYSYGKLVEAAAGEQGLCSKGGRLVRCDQQE
- the LOC120713533 gene encoding probable transcription factor MYB58, whose product is MKPRGGRGGGGEQPAVRKGPWKAEEDEVLRRHVREHGPREWSSIRSKGLLPRTGKSCRLRWVNKLRPDLKTGCKFSAEEERVVIDLQAQIGNKWARIATYLPGRTDNDVKNFWSTRQKRLARLLRAPVPRRRPGKQNCSAASSHAHELPTKQNLCLDMIPFQATTTPAHHTGESSSHDPRAASQHRPGDAPFPGAHDLPPPPVPPLTHAGAAPTASAPAFLPYDGDYYAGDAVAGVDPLVFVDPAACPEPLAVVPPGTFFGLDDDYVHGGRVLHPASSGVRFDDLPPETFDFFELPQL